The following are from one region of the Geoalkalibacter subterraneus genome:
- a CDS encoding iron-containing alcohol dehydrogenase: MALADQTFGFFIPTVSLMGVGSSKEAGDQAKALGATKALLVTDKGISGIGMADQIKKQVEKAGVPVVIFDGAEPNPTDTNVHDGVKAYQKNNCDAIISLGGGSSHDCAKGIGLVIGNGGNIRDFEGVDKSTKPMPPFVAINTTAGTASEMTRFCIITNTDTKVKMAIVDWRCTPNIAINDPVLMVGKPAALTAATGMDALTHAVEAYVSTIATPITDACAIKAIELVSDYLRPVVANGQNLEARDKMAYAEYLAGMAFNNASLGYVHAMAHQLGGFYNLPHGVCNAILLPAVCEFNMISNPKRFADIAVAMGENIEGLSDMDAAAKGIAAIRKLSRDIGIPAGLKDLDVKETDLRIMAENAMKDACMLTNPRVATLDCVIGIYKAAM; this comes from the coding sequence ATGGCATTGGCAGATCAAACTTTCGGATTCTTCATCCCCACTGTTTCTCTCATGGGCGTCGGTTCTTCCAAAGAAGCCGGCGACCAGGCCAAAGCACTGGGCGCGACCAAGGCTCTGCTGGTTACCGACAAGGGAATCTCGGGGATCGGCATGGCCGACCAGATCAAAAAGCAGGTGGAAAAAGCCGGCGTTCCGGTGGTGATCTTCGACGGCGCCGAGCCGAATCCGACCGACACCAACGTCCATGACGGCGTCAAAGCTTACCAAAAGAACAACTGCGACGCCATCATCTCCCTCGGCGGTGGCAGCTCCCACGACTGCGCCAAGGGGATCGGCCTGGTCATCGGAAATGGCGGCAACATCCGCGACTTCGAGGGCGTCGACAAAAGCACCAAACCCATGCCCCCCTTTGTCGCCATCAACACCACCGCCGGCACTGCTTCGGAGATGACCCGCTTCTGCATCATCACCAACACGGACACAAAGGTCAAGATGGCCATCGTCGACTGGCGCTGCACCCCCAATATCGCGATCAACGATCCCGTGCTGATGGTCGGCAAGCCCGCCGCCCTGACCGCTGCCACCGGCATGGACGCCCTGACCCACGCCGTCGAAGCGTATGTCTCAACGATTGCAACCCCCATCACCGACGCCTGCGCCATCAAGGCCATCGAACTTGTCTCCGACTACCTCCGCCCGGTCGTCGCCAACGGCCAGAACCTTGAAGCCCGCGACAAAATGGCTTATGCCGAATACCTCGCCGGCATGGCATTCAACAATGCCAGCCTTGGCTACGTCCATGCCATGGCTCACCAGCTCGGCGGCTTCTACAACCTTCCCCACGGAGTGTGCAACGCCATCCTGCTTCCGGCGGTGTGCGAGTTCAACATGATCTCCAATCCCAAACGGTTCGCCGATATTGCCGTGGCCATGGGCGAAAACATCGAAGGGCTCTCCGATATGGATGCAGCCGCCAAAGGCATCGCCGCCATTCGCAAGCTTTCCAGGGACATAGGCATCCCCGCCGGACTGAAAGATCTCGATGTAAAAGAAACCGACCTGCGCATCATGGCCGAGAACGCCATGAAAGACGCATGCATGCTGACCAATCCCCGGGTCGCGACCCTCGATTGCGTCATCGGCATCTACAAAGCGGCCATGTAA
- a CDS encoding substrate-binding domain-containing protein, whose protein sequence is MNIVRFLKVSLLLVLLTAHTAPAAERLRMSTTTSTENSGLLDQLLPPFEELHDCQVAVIAVGTGKALKIAESGDVDIVLVHARALEDAFVEAGYGVNRRDVMYNDFVILGPSDDPANAAQASSAAEALAIIAEAQSAFVSRGDESGTHQKEKQLWKQAGISPEGQWYIESGHGMGEVIVMATQKGGYTLADRGTYIAFQKEKTDLEIVFEGEEGLFNPYGVIAVNPQKHPHVKYDLAMKFVEFITGPVGQKIIDDFKIDGEQVFFPVNLSR, encoded by the coding sequence ATGAACATTGTGCGCTTTTTGAAAGTTTCCCTGCTTCTGGTTTTATTGACGGCTCATACCGCCCCGGCGGCAGAGCGGCTACGCATGTCGACCACGACTTCCACCGAAAATTCCGGCCTGCTCGACCAGCTTCTGCCCCCTTTTGAAGAACTTCATGACTGTCAGGTTGCCGTGATCGCCGTTGGAACGGGCAAGGCTTTGAAGATTGCTGAATCCGGCGATGTCGACATCGTTCTGGTTCATGCGCGCGCCCTGGAAGATGCTTTTGTGGAAGCCGGCTACGGTGTGAACAGGCGTGATGTCATGTATAACGATTTTGTCATCCTCGGACCGTCAGACGACCCGGCCAACGCCGCCCAAGCCTCCTCCGCGGCGGAGGCGCTGGCAATCATTGCAGAGGCCCAGTCTGCCTTCGTCTCGCGCGGCGATGAGTCCGGAACCCACCAGAAGGAAAAGCAGCTGTGGAAACAGGCCGGCATTTCCCCGGAGGGGCAGTGGTATATCGAATCGGGACACGGGATGGGAGAAGTGATCGTCATGGCGACCCAGAAGGGCGGATATACGCTTGCCGATCGCGGAACCTATATCGCTTTCCAAAAGGAAAAGACCGATCTTGAGATCGTTTTTGAGGGAGAGGAAGGGCTTTTTAATCCCTACGGCGTGATTGCTGTCAATCCCCAAAAGCATCCTCATGTCAAATATGACCTGGCCATGAAATTCGTTGAATTCATCACCGGCCCCGTCGGACAGAAGATTATTGATGATTTCAAAATCGACGGGGAGCAGGTCTTTTTTCCCGTGAACCTCTCACGCTAA
- a CDS encoding ABC transporter permease, which yields MDFLIESLRSALGLVFTADPDVVHAVWTSLYTSVTAIIFSAVVAIPAGVGIGLGRFPGRRAILTGLNTMMALPTVVIGLVLFGFFSRQGPLGSLGLLFTPMALIVGQMVLAWPIVANYTVAAVAGADPRIMPTALTLGAGRMRAVWQLLLEIRFGIIAAIVAGFGRVIAEVGVAMMLGGNIRGYTRTMTTAIALETSKGEFAFGLALGIVLITVALMVNLFLNLLQQH from the coding sequence TTGGATTTTCTGATCGAGTCGTTGCGCTCGGCTCTGGGGCTGGTTTTTACCGCCGACCCGGATGTGGTGCACGCGGTGTGGACTTCTCTCTATACGTCGGTGACTGCCATCATTTTTTCGGCCGTGGTTGCGATTCCGGCGGGGGTCGGCATCGGGTTGGGGCGTTTCCCCGGTCGCAGGGCAATATTGACCGGGCTCAACACGATGATGGCTCTTCCCACTGTCGTCATTGGCCTGGTTCTGTTCGGTTTTTTCAGTCGCCAGGGGCCGCTGGGAAGCCTCGGGCTGTTATTTACGCCGATGGCTCTAATCGTTGGACAGATGGTGCTTGCCTGGCCCATTGTCGCCAATTATACCGTAGCTGCGGTGGCCGGGGCCGACCCGCGCATCATGCCGACGGCTCTCACTCTCGGGGCGGGGCGCATGCGGGCGGTCTGGCAGCTTCTGCTCGAGATCCGCTTCGGCATCATCGCGGCGATTGTCGCCGGATTCGGCCGGGTGATCGCAGAGGTCGGCGTCGCCATGATGCTCGGCGGCAACATTCGCGGCTATACCCGGACCATGACGACCGCTATCGCCCTTGAAACCAGTAAAGGGGAATTCGCCTTCGGTCTGGCGTTGGGAATCGTCCTGATCACAGTGGCGCTGATGGTCAATCTCTTTCTCAACCTGCTTCAACAGCATTAG
- a CDS encoding ABC transporter ATP-binding protein: MDPIFSIRHLEFRRGESFSLAIEQIDFQAGQIYLLAGANGAGKSTLLQLLALLIAPDRGEIRFDGNTVKGAAGRHRFRRKITLVDQSPFLFDTTVYNNLAFGLRMRDVNGDLQRRRILKALNSVGLEGFENRRARALSGGESRRVALARALVIRPKVLLLDEPTAGLDDDSLSLFETNLAALSEAGVTVIMSTHDGGQARRLNGKVFRLENGRLTGAVETLSSEYCPMENVL; this comes from the coding sequence ATGGACCCTATATTCTCAATTCGTCATCTGGAATTCCGGCGCGGGGAGAGCTTCAGCCTGGCAATCGAGCAGATCGATTTCCAGGCTGGCCAGATTTACCTCCTGGCAGGCGCCAACGGCGCCGGCAAGAGTACCCTGCTGCAACTGCTGGCCCTGCTGATCGCTCCCGACCGGGGTGAAATCCGCTTCGACGGGAATACAGTCAAAGGGGCGGCGGGACGTCACAGGTTTCGCCGAAAGATCACCCTGGTCGATCAGTCCCCCTTTCTTTTCGATACCACGGTATATAATAACCTGGCGTTTGGTCTGCGCATGCGCGATGTAAATGGCGACCTGCAGCGCCGCCGTATTCTCAAGGCGCTGAACTCCGTCGGCCTGGAAGGATTTGAAAACCGTCGTGCCCGTGCGCTTTCCGGTGGTGAGAGCCGGCGTGTGGCCCTGGCCCGTGCCCTGGTCATCCGCCCCAAAGTCCTTTTATTGGATGAACCGACCGCAGGCCTTGACGATGACTCCCTTTCGCTTTTTGAAACCAATCTGGCCGCGCTGTCGGAAGCGGGTGTGACGGTAATCATGTCCACTCACGATGGCGGTCAGGCCCGCCGATTGAACGGCAAAGTTTTCCGGCTTGAAAACGGCAGGTTGACGGGGGCTGTCGAGACCTTATCTTCTGAATATTGCCCTATGGAGAATGTTTTATGA
- a CDS encoding molybdopterin molybdotransferase MoeA: MSICFEDARAMILENVPTLGVERVPLLDACGRVLAEDVIAPWPMPLCDNSAMDGFAVRAADCREGVTLRISGYIPAGGRPEPSVEPGCAVKIMTGAPIPPQCDAVVPFEETEESGDSVKLTAPVALRQHIRFHGEDVSPGDVIIPAATVLRPPEISMLASMGMVMVPVHRRPRVAILSTGDELIELGQPPAEGKIINSNSFSLAAAVRECGGEPVMLGIALDTPEDHRRKLTEGLSCDALITSAGVSAGDRDFVRDVLADLGARQLFWKVAIKPGGPTAFSLKGQTPIFSLPGNPVSTMITFEQFVRPALLRMMGHQRVVRPFVKGVLKEDTKKKPGKVNFIRVRVTIEDGRYTASTAGDQHTGILRTMVCANGLAVLPREATFLPAGTEVDLQILRDEVTMLP; the protein is encoded by the coding sequence ATGAGCATCTGCTTTGAAGATGCACGCGCGATGATTCTGGAAAATGTCCCCACTCTCGGTGTAGAGCGAGTGCCGCTGCTTGATGCCTGCGGGCGGGTTCTGGCCGAAGACGTGATTGCGCCCTGGCCCATGCCGCTGTGCGACAATTCCGCCATGGACGGCTTTGCCGTGCGGGCTGCCGACTGCAGGGAAGGTGTCACCCTCAGAATCTCCGGCTATATCCCGGCCGGCGGACGTCCTGAACCGTCCGTGGAGCCGGGGTGTGCGGTGAAGATCATGACCGGTGCGCCCATCCCCCCGCAGTGCGATGCCGTGGTCCCCTTCGAAGAGACCGAGGAAAGCGGTGACAGCGTTAAACTCACCGCTCCTGTGGCTCTGCGTCAGCATATCCGCTTTCACGGTGAAGACGTCTCTCCCGGGGATGTCATCATTCCGGCGGCAACCGTGCTGCGTCCGCCCGAGATCAGCATGCTGGCCTCCATGGGGATGGTCATGGTTCCGGTTCATCGCCGCCCGCGGGTTGCCATTCTTTCCACCGGTGACGAGCTGATCGAGTTGGGCCAGCCGCCGGCGGAGGGGAAGATCATCAATTCCAACTCCTTTTCACTGGCGGCGGCGGTCAGGGAATGCGGCGGCGAACCGGTGATGCTGGGCATCGCGCTGGATACGCCTGAGGACCATCGCCGCAAATTGACCGAGGGGCTTAGCTGCGACGCCCTGATCACTTCGGCCGGGGTGTCGGCCGGCGATCGCGATTTTGTGCGCGATGTGCTGGCGGATCTCGGTGCCCGGCAGCTGTTCTGGAAGGTGGCCATCAAACCGGGCGGTCCAACGGCGTTCAGTCTTAAGGGTCAGACCCCTATTTTTTCCCTGCCGGGTAACCCGGTGTCCACCATGATCACCTTTGAGCAGTTCGTGCGGCCGGCCCTGCTGCGCATGATGGGGCATCAGCGGGTGGTGCGCCCCTTCGTCAAGGGCGTTCTGAAGGAGGATACAAAGAAAAAGCCCGGCAAGGTCAACTTCATCCGGGTGCGGGTAACGATTGAGGACGGCCGCTACACCGCCTCCACCGCCGGTGATCAGCACACCGGCATCCTGCGTACCATGGTGTGCGCCAACGGCCTGGCGGTTCTGCCGCGCGAGGCAACTTTTCTGCCCGCCGGCACCGAAGTGGATCTGCAGATCCTGCGCGACGAAGTGACGATGCTGCCGTAA
- a CDS encoding iron-containing alcohol dehydrogenase, with amino-acid sequence MNISKFVAPEIIFGQGSLSQIGESAVRLGASKVFLVSDEGVINAGWADLALHYLRAAGLEAEVFSALTTNPKDFEVTQGVEHYLASGCDALVAVGGGSPTDVAKAIAILATNGGKLQDFEGINKITHPLPPMVIAPSTAGAGSEVSQFAIIVDTIRNLKMSIISKSLVPDIAIVDPELLKTKDALLAAATGLDALTHGIESYVSLAATPLTDIHALKSIELISRNLRRLVADRTDMEAGTDMAMASLTAGLAFSNAILGATHAMTHQVDGQIDQHHGETNASILPHVMAFNLPVCLERFRDIAVAMGEDTAGLDLESAARLSITAVEALIADIGLQKGLAQIGLESKDIPMLSGNAMKDACLVTNPRNATQEDIEAIFHKAM; translated from the coding sequence GTGAATATCAGTAAGTTCGTCGCCCCTGAAATCATTTTCGGACAGGGGTCTCTCAGTCAGATCGGCGAAAGTGCCGTGCGTCTTGGCGCCTCCAAGGTTTTCCTCGTCAGCGACGAGGGGGTGATCAACGCCGGCTGGGCCGACCTGGCTCTGCATTATCTGCGCGCCGCCGGCCTGGAGGCGGAGGTTTTTAGCGCTTTGACCACAAATCCCAAGGATTTTGAGGTCACCCAGGGGGTGGAGCATTACCTGGCCTCCGGTTGTGACGCCCTGGTTGCGGTGGGGGGCGGCAGCCCGACGGACGTCGCCAAGGCGATCGCCATTCTTGCGACCAACGGCGGCAAGCTTCAGGACTTTGAAGGGATCAATAAAATCACCCACCCGCTGCCGCCGATGGTCATTGCCCCCAGTACCGCCGGAGCGGGTTCCGAAGTCAGCCAGTTCGCCATCATCGTCGACACCATCCGTAACCTCAAGATGTCCATTATCTCCAAATCCCTGGTGCCGGACATCGCAATTGTCGACCCGGAGCTGCTCAAAACCAAAGATGCCCTGCTGGCGGCCGCGACCGGTCTCGACGCCCTGACTCACGGCATCGAATCCTATGTTTCGCTGGCGGCGACGCCGTTGACCGATATTCACGCTCTCAAGTCCATCGAACTGATTTCGAGAAACCTGCGCCGCCTGGTGGCCGATCGCACCGATATGGAAGCCGGCACCGATATGGCCATGGCCAGCCTGACGGCGGGGCTTGCCTTCTCCAACGCGATTCTTGGCGCCACTCACGCCATGACCCACCAGGTGGATGGCCAGATCGACCAGCACCATGGCGAAACCAATGCATCGATCCTGCCTCATGTCATGGCGTTCAATCTGCCTGTCTGCCTGGAACGATTTCGGGATATTGCGGTGGCTATGGGGGAGGATACTGCCGGCTTGGACCTGGAATCCGCAGCACGTCTTTCCATCACTGCGGTTGAGGCCCTGATTGCCGACATCGGACTGCAAAAGGGGTTGGCTCAAATAGGGCTTGAATCAAAGGATATCCCGATGCTCAGTGGGAACGCCATGAAGGATGCCTGCCTGGTGACCAACCCGCGCAATGCGACACAGGAAGATATCGAGGCGATCTTTCATAAGGCCATGTGA
- a CDS encoding GAF domain-containing sensor histidine kinase, with product MDNREKLLEQLTGVNSSKLNYYVELKKRNEEVLKQNRRLEVLHQLARDINIDMSIADIVERAFSKLPQTLPCDFFGLVTVRNDKLGLKALMPRDFCRIDDFPAHSPSLKVIREKKAGIFNLPPNQLRHVEISNGHHGPLRSLAVAPLFKRDEVIGALIVASVNSSAYHPDDLSFVQHLADQLAISIQNARLYKQVSRAKKEWEETFKAVTDPIFLIDTDYNVLLHNDRLPQEMVESWNEALNNKCFSRLHGRDEPCTDCPIEDIKRRGEPVFQRWQTENGLALDLSYYPVFNEERQLVAVTIFLKDVTQKTKLEAQLVQSAKLAALGEMSAGVAHELNSPMTVIIGTAQMLSRELRHDGLGEKADVLADIITCGLRCKRIIQNLLTFSRQDQLPVTDTDLNLEVERVLSLIQYQINRSQIRIVEKLDPNLPKLTANGPQIQQVLTNFLVNARDALAGVSRTEKRIEVSTALRVTGGKTWAILAVKDNGTGIEPNNLGKIFAPFYTSKEAAKGTGLGLSVSLGIAESHGGTIEVDSSPGKGSTFSLLLPVDGHG from the coding sequence ATGGATAACAGGGAAAAACTGCTTGAGCAGCTGACCGGTGTCAACTCCTCAAAGCTCAACTACTACGTCGAGTTGAAAAAGCGCAACGAGGAGGTACTGAAACAGAATCGGCGCCTTGAAGTTCTGCACCAGCTGGCCCGGGACATCAACATCGATATGTCCATCGCCGACATCGTTGAACGGGCGTTTTCCAAGCTGCCCCAGACTCTGCCCTGTGATTTTTTCGGGCTGGTCACGGTCCGCAACGATAAGCTGGGGCTCAAAGCGCTGATGCCGCGTGATTTCTGCCGGATTGACGATTTCCCTGCTCACTCCCCATCCCTTAAAGTGATCCGCGAAAAAAAGGCCGGTATCTTCAATCTTCCCCCGAATCAATTACGCCATGTTGAAATCAGCAACGGACATCATGGGCCCCTGCGCAGTCTGGCGGTGGCTCCCCTCTTCAAACGCGACGAGGTCATCGGTGCCCTGATCGTTGCCAGCGTCAATTCAAGTGCCTATCATCCCGACGATCTCAGCTTCGTGCAGCACCTTGCCGATCAGCTGGCTATCAGCATTCAGAATGCACGTCTCTACAAACAAGTCTCACGGGCGAAGAAAGAGTGGGAGGAAACCTTCAAAGCGGTGACCGACCCGATTTTTCTCATCGACACCGACTACAACGTGCTGCTGCACAACGATCGTCTGCCGCAGGAAATGGTCGAGTCCTGGAACGAGGCTCTGAACAACAAGTGTTTTTCGCGCCTCCATGGTCGTGATGAACCCTGCACTGACTGCCCTATCGAGGATATAAAGCGCCGGGGCGAGCCGGTTTTCCAGCGCTGGCAGACCGAGAACGGACTCGCCCTCGATCTGTCCTACTATCCGGTTTTCAACGAAGAGCGACAGTTGGTTGCGGTCACCATTTTCCTCAAGGATGTGACCCAGAAAACCAAGCTGGAGGCGCAACTGGTTCAATCAGCGAAGCTGGCTGCGCTCGGTGAAATGTCGGCCGGAGTCGCCCATGAACTGAACAGCCCGATGACGGTGATTATCGGCACCGCTCAGATGCTGAGCCGTGAACTCAGACACGATGGGTTGGGAGAAAAGGCCGATGTGCTGGCGGACATCATTACCTGTGGGCTGCGTTGCAAGCGTATCATTCAGAATTTGCTGACATTCTCGCGTCAGGACCAGCTGCCGGTCACCGATACCGACCTCAACCTCGAGGTGGAGCGGGTTTTGAGCCTGATCCAGTATCAGATCAATCGCAGCCAGATCCGGATTGTTGAAAAACTCGACCCCAACCTACCCAAACTGACGGCTAATGGACCACAGATACAGCAGGTGCTGACCAACTTCCTGGTGAATGCCAGGGACGCGCTGGCCGGAGTCTCGCGCACCGAAAAGCGCATCGAGGTCAGTACGGCGTTGAGAGTCACGGGTGGGAAGACATGGGCAATTCTGGCCGTCAAGGATAATGGCACCGGCATTGAGCCGAACAACCTGGGAAAGATTTTTGCTCCCTTTTACACCAGCAAAGAAGCCGCCAAAGGAACCGGACTCGGCCTTTCGGTCAGCCTGGGGATCGCCGAATCTCATGGCGGCACTATCGAAGTCGACAGCTCTCCCGGAAAAGGCAGCACCTTCTCCTTGCTGCTGCCGGTGGACGGGCACGGGTGA
- a CDS encoding sigma-54-dependent transcriptional regulator yields MTQARILIIDDETEVCTFFRRLLTSSGYQVVTATDQPEAEQALEMNTFDVALVDLKLPDTDGLTLLQLIKACQPACEVILMTGYSTVRTAVQAVQLGAYEYLEKPFDDIDEIEALIAKAVSYGKQRGQVSAAAEEWDEVARAVGFQVGNNAAMRRLVSLAYKIAQKNIAVLIQGKTGSGKEVLARFIHAASGRADQPFLPVNCGALPENLLESELFGHEKGAFTGASQTRRGIFELAHRGTLLLDEIGDASPLIQVKLLRVLETGEFTRVGGEKPIRTDVRLIAATNVDLEEAIRERTFREDLFYRINVVRLEIPPLQARSEDIASLAEHFVHQFNPGLKLSTATQRLLENYSWPGNIRELANIMRRAAVLCPGETIEPEHLGGTLRSAKDTEDAAVSPSQPKSDQIVSPEVFRDYYSQPEVLERMAPTELNRMLHALQGLESAVLSVLRGKGSCTPGTTDLRATEEEMIRRSLEQHRWNITETARALGIARNTLHRKIKKLNLRNS; encoded by the coding sequence GTGACGCAGGCCAGAATTCTGATTATCGACGACGAGACCGAAGTCTGTACATTTTTCAGGCGACTGCTGACCAGCTCCGGCTATCAGGTGGTGACCGCGACCGATCAACCCGAAGCTGAGCAGGCCCTGGAAATGAACACCTTCGATGTTGCGCTGGTCGATCTCAAGCTGCCGGATACCGACGGTCTCACTCTGCTCCAGCTCATCAAGGCGTGCCAGCCCGCTTGCGAGGTGATCCTGATGACCGGTTACAGTACGGTGCGCACCGCGGTGCAGGCGGTTCAGCTGGGAGCTTATGAATATCTGGAGAAACCCTTCGATGATATCGATGAAATTGAGGCCCTTATTGCCAAGGCCGTCAGCTACGGCAAGCAGCGGGGCCAGGTGTCCGCGGCGGCGGAAGAGTGGGATGAAGTGGCCAGGGCCGTGGGATTTCAGGTCGGCAACAATGCGGCCATGCGGCGCCTGGTTTCTCTGGCTTACAAGATCGCGCAAAAGAATATTGCCGTTCTGATCCAGGGCAAGACCGGTTCCGGCAAAGAAGTGCTGGCCCGCTTCATACATGCGGCATCCGGTCGCGCAGATCAACCCTTTCTCCCGGTCAACTGTGGTGCTCTGCCGGAAAATCTGCTGGAGAGCGAACTGTTCGGGCACGAGAAAGGTGCTTTCACCGGCGCCAGCCAGACCCGGCGTGGCATCTTCGAGCTGGCCCATCGGGGAACTCTGCTCCTCGATGAAATCGGCGATGCCAGTCCCCTGATCCAGGTCAAACTGCTGCGGGTTCTGGAAACCGGCGAGTTTACCCGGGTCGGCGGCGAGAAGCCGATCCGTACCGACGTGCGTCTGATTGCCGCTACAAACGTCGATCTCGAAGAGGCCATCAGGGAGAGAACCTTCCGCGAAGATCTTTTTTACCGGATCAATGTGGTGCGTCTCGAGATTCCACCGCTGCAGGCACGGTCCGAGGATATTGCGTCGCTGGCCGAACATTTCGTACATCAGTTCAACCCTGGACTCAAGCTTTCAACCGCCACCCAACGCCTGCTGGAGAATTATTCATGGCCGGGAAATATCCGCGAGCTGGCCAATATCATGCGGCGTGCGGCGGTCCTCTGCCCGGGGGAAACCATCGAGCCTGAACACCTGGGCGGGACGCTGCGTTCCGCGAAAGATACAGAGGATGCAGCTGTTTCCCCATCGCAGCCGAAGAGCGATCAGATTGTCTCGCCGGAAGTTTTCCGGGATTATTACAGCCAGCCGGAGGTCCTGGAGCGGATGGCGCCAACCGAGCTCAACCGCATGCTTCATGCACTGCAGGGCCTGGAATCCGCGGTGCTCTCCGTTCTGCGCGGCAAGGGCAGCTGCACACCGGGTACGACGGACCTCAGGGCGACAGAAGAAGAGATGATCCGGCGTTCTCTGGAGCAACATCGTTGGAACATCACTGAAACGGCCCGTGCATTGGGCATTGCCCGCAACACTCTGCATCGCAAAATTAAAAAGCTCAATCTGCGCAACTCCTGA
- a CDS encoding radical SAM/SPASM family putative metalloenzyme maturase — MDNRDSTALETAAGPALGGYPAKLFIETTTFCNMTCDMCVKQAPESGIANGHLSTALFQTLEPAFSSLDALILNGVGEPLLHPHLERFIRDARNEMPDPSWIGFQSNGLLLDSARARTLNEAGLDRICLSLDSLSPETFRQVRRGGEVDAIRRAFLALREARRDYPQGRLRWGIQFVVRRDNLHDLPEVLRWARREGADFALVTQLMPYERTQLSQTGYDTGTDAAVEIFERWRREGIRQGIDVTAYPRLAWRAADSESRKVMKLVERMKTEARCRDVFFDIKQLLGRDVEFHKQAAEVFSTAAEVARRDGLELRLPALQPRQQRHCAFVEEGGAFISWNGEVHPCYNLWHGYRCYINGWEKPVRPKVFGNLADQSLVDIWNSEEFVDFRRNVLDHEYPFCASCAVAPCDYVQEENFAQDCFLKSEPCGACLWATGLLQCLQ; from the coding sequence ATGGACAATCGCGATTCCACTGCACTTGAAACCGCAGCCGGACCGGCACTGGGGGGCTATCCCGCCAAGCTGTTTATCGAAACGACGACCTTCTGCAACATGACCTGCGACATGTGTGTCAAGCAGGCTCCGGAGAGTGGTATCGCCAATGGGCACCTTTCGACAGCACTGTTTCAAACTCTAGAGCCGGCCTTCTCTTCGCTTGACGCCCTGATTCTCAACGGGGTCGGAGAGCCTCTGCTTCATCCTCACCTGGAGCGGTTCATCAGAGACGCCCGTAACGAAATGCCCGATCCCTCCTGGATCGGTTTTCAGAGCAATGGCCTGCTCCTGGATTCCGCGCGGGCCCGGACGCTGAACGAAGCCGGCCTGGACCGTATCTGCCTTTCTCTCGACTCCCTGTCTCCGGAAACTTTCCGGCAGGTTCGACGCGGCGGGGAGGTCGATGCTATTCGTCGTGCTTTCCTGGCGTTGCGTGAGGCGCGCAGGGATTATCCCCAGGGGCGTTTGCGTTGGGGAATTCAGTTTGTCGTGCGGCGTGACAACCTGCATGACCTGCCCGAGGTTCTGCGATGGGCGCGCCGCGAGGGAGCCGATTTTGCACTGGTCACCCAGTTGATGCCCTATGAAAGGACGCAGTTGTCGCAGACCGGTTACGACACCGGCACCGATGCAGCGGTGGAGATTTTCGAGCGCTGGCGGCGGGAAGGGATACGTCAGGGAATAGATGTCACTGCTTATCCGCGCCTCGCCTGGCGGGCGGCCGATTCCGAAAGCCGTAAGGTCATGAAGTTGGTCGAGCGTATGAAAACTGAAGCCCGCTGTCGCGATGTCTTTTTCGATATCAAGCAGCTTCTTGGTCGCGATGTGGAGTTCCACAAGCAGGCGGCGGAAGTTTTTAGCACTGCTGCCGAGGTCGCACGTCGCGACGGTCTCGAACTCCGGCTGCCGGCATTGCAGCCGCGTCAACAGCGGCACTGCGCCTTTGTCGAGGAGGGAGGGGCGTTTATTTCATGGAACGGCGAAGTTCACCCCTGTTACAATCTCTGGCATGGCTACCGCTGTTATATCAATGGTTGGGAAAAGCCGGTGCGGCCAAAGGTATTCGGCAATCTGGCCGACCAGAGTCTGGTGGATATCTGGAACAGTGAAGAATTCGTGGATTTTCGGCGCAACGTCCTCGATCACGAATACCCTTTCTGTGCAAGCTGTGCCGTCGCTCCCTGCGATTATGTGCAGGAGGAGAATTTCGCTCAGGACTGTTTTCTGAAATCCGAGCCCTGCGGTGCCTGCCTCTGGGCAACCGGATTGCTGCAATGCCTGCAGTGA
- a CDS encoding MoaD/ThiS family protein — protein MSTSPNTRVRLFGNLHTLRRERGLPTTAEIHLPREGRSALEVAEGLDLPLDRIEGVFCNHRAYGLDHVLHPGDEVAFIPTGVPGPHRFLLSIHAAGKKSRPD, from the coding sequence ATGAGTACATCACCTAATACCCGGGTCCGCCTGTTCGGCAATCTGCACACTTTGAGACGGGAGCGTGGATTGCCGACGACTGCCGAAATCCATCTTCCCCGGGAAGGGCGCTCTGCCCTGGAAGTTGCAGAGGGCCTTGATCTTCCCCTTGACCGAATCGAAGGTGTCTTCTGCAATCACCGCGCTTACGGGCTCGATCACGTCCTGCACCCCGGCGATGAAGTCGCCTTTATTCCGACCGGCGTTCCCGGACCCCATCGTTTTCTGCTCAGCATTCATGCCGCCGGCAAAAAATCGCGCCCCGACTGA